The following are encoded in a window of Qipengyuania soli genomic DNA:
- a CDS encoding chorismate mutase — protein MNETILLPEECETMVEVRAGVDATDRELMQLLDRRFGYMRAAARIKTDRSVVRDEARKAEVVDNARADAETRGLPGPDLAKIWDLLVESSIAYELVEWDRIRA, from the coding sequence ATGAACGAGACAATTCTGTTGCCCGAGGAATGTGAAACGATGGTCGAAGTTCGCGCCGGTGTCGACGCGACCGATCGCGAACTCATGCAATTGCTGGATCGTCGCTTCGGTTACATGCGAGCGGCGGCGCGGATCAAAACGGACCGAAGTGTTGTGCGCGATGAAGCCCGAAAGGCAGAGGTAGTCGACAACGCGCGCGCGGACGCCGAAACGCGCGGCCTGCCGGGTCCGGATCTGGCCAAGATCTGGGACTTGTTGGTCGAGAGTTCGATAGCTTACGAACTCGTCGAATGGGACCGCATCAGGGCCTGA
- a CDS encoding RNA methyltransferase, whose translation MADTNKPVVVLVRPQLGENIGKAARAMLNFGLTEMRLVEPRDGWPNPSAGPAAAGADTVLEQARVFATTAEAVADCAHVYATTVRKRGVTKPVLTPEEAAREMTENVGRSAFLFGPERSGLETEDVALARAILTVPINPEFGSLNLAQAVILCAYEWSKNQKLVQPTQEELLPPAPQEELEGLIEHLERMLEPKGYYLPESRSDATRRTLRGVLTKPGWNHLEVRTLRGVLSSLERPPRSR comes from the coding sequence GTGGCTGATACGAACAAGCCCGTGGTGGTACTCGTCCGGCCGCAGCTGGGCGAGAATATCGGCAAGGCGGCGCGCGCCATGCTCAATTTCGGCCTGACCGAAATGCGCCTGGTCGAGCCGCGTGACGGCTGGCCCAATCCCTCGGCCGGACCCGCCGCTGCGGGAGCGGACACCGTGCTCGAACAGGCGCGGGTTTTCGCCACTACCGCAGAGGCGGTGGCCGACTGCGCGCATGTCTATGCGACTACGGTGCGCAAACGCGGTGTGACAAAGCCGGTTCTTACCCCCGAAGAAGCAGCGCGCGAAATGACTGAGAATGTTGGACGCAGCGCTTTCCTGTTCGGACCCGAACGCTCGGGTCTCGAGACCGAGGACGTCGCCCTTGCGCGAGCCATCCTGACAGTCCCGATCAATCCTGAATTCGGATCTCTCAACCTCGCGCAGGCCGTGATCCTTTGCGCCTATGAGTGGTCAAAGAACCAGAAACTGGTGCAGCCCACGCAGGAGGAACTCCTCCCACCGGCGCCGCAGGAAGAACTCGAAGGCCTGATCGAGCACCTTGAACGCATGCTGGAGCCGAAGGGATATTACCTTCCGGAAAGCCGGTCGGATGCAACCCGACGGACGTTGCGTGGAGTATTGACCAAACCAGGCTGGAACCACCTCGAAGTACGAACGCTGCGAGGCGTGCTTTCTTCGCTGGAAAGGCCACCCCGAAGTCGTTGA
- the nrdR gene encoding transcriptional regulator NrdR: MRCPFCAHDDSQVKDSRPTEDNTSIRRRRQCSSCGGRFTTFERVQLREVTVVKSGDRREPFDRGKLEQSITLACRKRDVPQERIDQLVSGIQRQVETAGEAEVSSQRIGEMVMNGLRQLDSVAYIRFASVYRDFSEARDFEEFASTVQEAAQDGKSRG, translated from the coding sequence ATGCGCTGCCCATTCTGTGCACATGACGACAGCCAGGTAAAGGACAGCCGGCCGACCGAGGACAACACCTCGATCCGCCGGCGTCGCCAGTGTTCAAGCTGTGGGGGCAGGTTCACGACATTCGAGCGCGTACAGCTTCGCGAGGTGACGGTGGTCAAGTCGGGTGACCGTCGCGAACCGTTCGACCGCGGCAAGCTGGAACAGTCGATAACCCTCGCCTGCCGCAAGCGCGACGTGCCGCAAGAGCGCATCGACCAGCTCGTCAGCGGTATCCAGCGCCAGGTCGAAACAGCGGGCGAGGCCGAGGTTTCCTCTCAACGCATCGGCGAAATGGTCATGAACGGCCTGCGCCAGCTCGACAGCGTGGCCTATATCCGTTTCGCCTCGGTCTATCGCGACTTCAGCGAAGCGCGCGATTTCGAAGAATTTGCCAGCACCGTGCAGGAAGCGGCCCAAGACGGAAAGTCGCGTGGCTGA